A stretch of the Corylus avellana chromosome ca6, CavTom2PMs-1.0 genome encodes the following:
- the LOC132185797 gene encoding uncharacterized protein LOC132185797 isoform X2 — MNSCQIAEEENTTPLMNSCQILEEEYTLEAPRLPWPMLLRLRPHYRAELLCSTDDEDSDDEDCDDEDSDGEFDDSNWYKIHIHADGPAELYPEPVLACWAGKLPNDVGFAALGSHIYRFGGATNSLSGMGIRDVYKLQVFPCVANDWVPVSPMLSPRICPYVSVLGNKIFVCNYFNYYDEDELSDSDELSDSDSFPWGEVFDPVNEKWEAIPNPPFLPFWRYGVIALENPDRILVYLLDRGSDDHSDDDSNSNSDSDDDSNSKSNSDSSCDRLYLYNMQHGGSWTHLTRSFGPSPFIWEASVIVGNTIYWVGLDLKDEIQLFAYNIDLDMCLDAPLKVVGMDLCLEGCLKDLVAINDVVAFIHMENQRFCFLKREVLDHYLYCVIADVSQIPERKTLNISVVWKKKYAMESAKLSNLLVLLWSRLWADCGLIC, encoded by the exons ATGAATTCATGCCAAAtagcagaagaagaaaatacTACTCCATTGATGAATTCATGCCAAATATTAGAAGAAGAGTATACTCTGGAAGCACCAAGACTTCCTTGGCCGATGCTTCTAAGACTCCGACCACACTACCG TGCGGAACTTCTCTGCTCCACCGACGATGAAGATAGTGACGATGAAGATTGTGACGATGAAGATAGTGACGGGGAATTTGACGATTCGAACTGGTATAAGATCCATATTCATGCCGATGGTCCTGCCGAGTTATACCCAGAACCGGTCCTTGCATGTTGGGCAGGAAAACTTCCCAACGACGTTGGCTTTGCAGCCCTAGGCTCCCATATATACAGATTTGGTGGGGCGACTAATAGTCTGTCGGGAATGGGCATTCGGGACGTGTATAAATTACAGGTTTTTCCATGTGTCGCCAATGATTGGGTGCCTGTTTCTCCTATGTTATCTCCGAGAATTTGCCCTTATGTTTCGGTTTTAGGGAATAAGATTTTTGTttgcaattattttaattattatgatGAGGATGAACTTTCTGATTCTGACGAACTTTCTGATTCTGATAGTTTTCCTTGGGGTGAGGTTTTTGATCCCGTAAATGAAAAATGGGAAGCCATCCCTAATCCTCCGTTTCTTCCATTTTGGAGATATGGAGTCATAGCTCTCGAGAATCCAGACAGGATTCTGGTCTATCTCCTTGATAGAGGTAGCGATGATCATAGCGATGATGATAGCAATAGCAATAGCGATAGCGATGATGATAGCAATAGCAAAAGCAATAGCGATAGCAGTTGTGATAGGCTCTATTTGTATAACATGCAGCATGGAGGATCTTGGACGCATCTGACTCGGAGTTTCGGTCCCTCCCCTTTTATCTGGGAAGCAAGCGTAATTGTAGGTAATACTATATACTGGGTCGGACTCGATCTCAAAGATGAGATTCAATTGTTTGCCTACAATATTGACTTGGATATGTGTCTAGATGCACCTCTTAAAGTTGTGGGAATGGATCTGTGTCTAGAAGGATGTCTTAAAGATTTGGTGGCAATAAATGATGTTGTTGCCTTCATCCATATGGAGAATCAAAGGTTCTGCTTCTTAAAACGGGAAGTACTTGATCATTATCTTTACTGTGTTATAGCTGATGTTTCTCAGATCCCCGAGAGGAAGACTTTAAATATATCGGTggtgtggaaaaaaaaatatgccatGGAATCCGCTAAATTGTCAAATTTGCTTGTACT ATTATGGAGCAGATTATGGGCAGATTGTGGCTTAATATGTTAG
- the LOC132185797 gene encoding uncharacterized protein LOC132185797 isoform X1, with amino-acid sequence MDEFMPNSRRRKYYSIDEFMPNIRRRVYSGSTKTSLADASKTPTTLPVQEPSPSPTEILYNLPPKFSYDIFFSAELLCSTDDEDSDDEDCDDEDSDGEFDDSNWYKIHIHADGPAELYPEPVLACWAGKLPNDVGFAALGSHIYRFGGATNSLSGMGIRDVYKLQVFPCVANDWVPVSPMLSPRICPYVSVLGNKIFVCNYFNYYDEDELSDSDELSDSDSFPWGEVFDPVNEKWEAIPNPPFLPFWRYGVIALENPDRILVYLLDRGSDDHSDDDSNSNSDSDDDSNSKSNSDSSCDRLYLYNMQHGGSWTHLTRSFGPSPFIWEASVIVGNTIYWVGLDLKDEIQLFAYNIDLDMCLDAPLKVVGMDLCLEGCLKDLVAINDVVAFIHMENQRFCFLKREVLDHYLYCVIADVSQIPERKTLNISVVWKKKYAMESAKLSNLLVLLWSRLWADCGLIC; translated from the exons ATGGATGAATTCATGCCAAAtagcagaagaagaaaatacTACTCCATTGATGAATTCATGCCAAATATTAGAAGAAGAGTATACTCTGGAAGCACCAAGACTTCCTTGGCCGATGCTTCTAAGACTCCGACCACACTACCGGTACAGGAGCCCTCTCCGTCACCAACCGAAATTCTATATAATCTCCCACCCAAATTTTCTTACGACATCTTTTTCAGTGCGGAACTTCTCTGCTCCACCGACGATGAAGATAGTGACGATGAAGATTGTGACGATGAAGATAGTGACGGGGAATTTGACGATTCGAACTGGTATAAGATCCATATTCATGCCGATGGTCCTGCCGAGTTATACCCAGAACCGGTCCTTGCATGTTGGGCAGGAAAACTTCCCAACGACGTTGGCTTTGCAGCCCTAGGCTCCCATATATACAGATTTGGTGGGGCGACTAATAGTCTGTCGGGAATGGGCATTCGGGACGTGTATAAATTACAGGTTTTTCCATGTGTCGCCAATGATTGGGTGCCTGTTTCTCCTATGTTATCTCCGAGAATTTGCCCTTATGTTTCGGTTTTAGGGAATAAGATTTTTGTttgcaattattttaattattatgatGAGGATGAACTTTCTGATTCTGACGAACTTTCTGATTCTGATAGTTTTCCTTGGGGTGAGGTTTTTGATCCCGTAAATGAAAAATGGGAAGCCATCCCTAATCCTCCGTTTCTTCCATTTTGGAGATATGGAGTCATAGCTCTCGAGAATCCAGACAGGATTCTGGTCTATCTCCTTGATAGAGGTAGCGATGATCATAGCGATGATGATAGCAATAGCAATAGCGATAGCGATGATGATAGCAATAGCAAAAGCAATAGCGATAGCAGTTGTGATAGGCTCTATTTGTATAACATGCAGCATGGAGGATCTTGGACGCATCTGACTCGGAGTTTCGGTCCCTCCCCTTTTATCTGGGAAGCAAGCGTAATTGTAGGTAATACTATATACTGGGTCGGACTCGATCTCAAAGATGAGATTCAATTGTTTGCCTACAATATTGACTTGGATATGTGTCTAGATGCACCTCTTAAAGTTGTGGGAATGGATCTGTGTCTAGAAGGATGTCTTAAAGATTTGGTGGCAATAAATGATGTTGTTGCCTTCATCCATATGGAGAATCAAAGGTTCTGCTTCTTAAAACGGGAAGTACTTGATCATTATCTTTACTGTGTTATAGCTGATGTTTCTCAGATCCCCGAGAGGAAGACTTTAAATATATCGGTggtgtggaaaaaaaaatatgccatGGAATCCGCTAAATTGTCAAATTTGCTTGTACT ATTATGGAGCAGATTATGGGCAGATTGTGGCTTAATATGTTAG
- the LOC132183732 gene encoding LOW QUALITY PROTEIN: peroxidase 7-like (The sequence of the model RefSeq protein was modified relative to this genomic sequence to represent the inferred CDS: deleted 1 base in 1 codon; substituted 1 base at 1 genomic stop codon), protein MKFGYLALFVLLVNLELSVIEPVTATANYSEAYYDETCPDVVDIIGQKXVDAWIEKDFTLAASLIRLQFHDCAVRGCDGSILLNSTASERTASVSSTLRGFQVIDEIKAALEESCPRTVSCADILVGAAREASLFIEGPFWPVPFGRKDGTVSIDTEAKKVPHRHENVTTLINFFKSKGLDMHDLVTLSGAHTIGRASCSTFLNRVSDFNGTGKPDPSLDATYMNLLKERCSQGTDLVNLDVTTPKTFDTVYYKNLQTRKGLLTTDQELSSDPRTTLLVDKMASHPRFFERRFLEAMVKLGNVGVLTGNEGEVRVNCNLVNS, encoded by the exons ATGAAATTTGGGTATTTGGCTCTCTTCGTCCTCCTTGTTAATTTGGAGTTATCGGTTATTGAACCTGTTACTGCGACTGCTAATTACTCTGAGGCATACTACGATGAGACATGTCCGGATGTTGTGGACATCATCGGCCAAAAA TAAGTGGACGCCTGGATTGAGAAGGATTTCACCTTGGCTGCAAGCCTCATTCGTTTGCAATTCCACGACTGTGCTGTTAGG GGATGCGACGGATCCATTTTGCTAAACTCTACAGCAAGCGAGAGGACAGCATCTGTCAGCAGTACTCTGAGAGGTTTCCAAGTGATTGACGAAATCAAGGCAGCTCTTGAGGAGAGTTGCCCCAGAACCGTCTCTTGCGCCGACATTCTCGTCGGCGCTGCGAGAGAGGCTAGCCTTTTTATCGAAGGCCCCTTTTGGCCAGTCCCATTCGGGCGCAAAGATGGGACAGTTTCTATAGACACAGAAGCCAAAAAGGTCCCTCACAGGCATGAAAATGTCACCACCTTGatcaattttttcaaatctaaagGTCTAGATATGCATGATTTAGTCACTCTCTCTGGGGCACACACCATCGGAAGAGCTTCCTGCAGTACATTTCTAAACAGGGTCAGCGATTTCAATGGAACCGGAAAGCCCGATCCCTCACTCGATGCCACTTACATGAATCTTTTGAAGGAAAGATGTAGCCAGGGAACGGACCTTGTAAATCTCGATGTAACAACTCCGAAGACGTTTGACACTGTTTACTacaaaaatcttcaaacaaGGAAAGGATTGTTAACGACAGATCAAGAACTCTCTTCAGATCCAAGAACGACTCTCTTGGTAGATAAAATGGCGTCTCACCCCCGTTTCTTTGAGAGGCGCTTTTTGGAGGCTATGGTAAAGCTTGGGAACGTCGGAGTTCTTACTGGGAATGAAGGTGAAGTTCGAGTGAATTGCAATCTCGTCAATAGTTAG
- the LOC132185797 gene encoding uncharacterized protein LOC132185797 isoform X3 encodes MDEFMPNSRRRKYYSIDEFMPNIRRRVYSGSTKTSLADASKTPTTLPVQEPSPSPTEILYNLPPKFSYDIFFSAELLCSTDDEDSDDEDCDDEDSDGEFDDSNWYKIHIHADGPAELYPEPVLACWAGKLPNDVGFAALGSHIYRFGGATNSLSGMGIRDVYKLQVFPCVANDWVPVSPMLSPRICPYVSVLGNKIFVCNYFNYYDEDELSDSDELSDSDSFPWGEVFDPVNEKWEAIPNPPFLPFWRYGVIALENPDRILVYLLDRGSDDHSDDDSNSNSDSDDDSNSKSNSDSSCDRLYLYNMQHGGSWTHLTRSFGPSPFIWEASVIVDAPLKVVGMDLCLEGCLKDLVAINDVVAFIHMENQRFCFLKREVLDHYLYCVIADVSQIPERKTLNISVVWKKKYAMESAKLSNLLVLLWSRLWADCGLIC; translated from the exons ATGGATGAATTCATGCCAAAtagcagaagaagaaaatacTACTCCATTGATGAATTCATGCCAAATATTAGAAGAAGAGTATACTCTGGAAGCACCAAGACTTCCTTGGCCGATGCTTCTAAGACTCCGACCACACTACCGGTACAGGAGCCCTCTCCGTCACCAACCGAAATTCTATATAATCTCCCACCCAAATTTTCTTACGACATCTTTTTCAGTGCGGAACTTCTCTGCTCCACCGACGATGAAGATAGTGACGATGAAGATTGTGACGATGAAGATAGTGACGGGGAATTTGACGATTCGAACTGGTATAAGATCCATATTCATGCCGATGGTCCTGCCGAGTTATACCCAGAACCGGTCCTTGCATGTTGGGCAGGAAAACTTCCCAACGACGTTGGCTTTGCAGCCCTAGGCTCCCATATATACAGATTTGGTGGGGCGACTAATAGTCTGTCGGGAATGGGCATTCGGGACGTGTATAAATTACAGGTTTTTCCATGTGTCGCCAATGATTGGGTGCCTGTTTCTCCTATGTTATCTCCGAGAATTTGCCCTTATGTTTCGGTTTTAGGGAATAAGATTTTTGTttgcaattattttaattattatgatGAGGATGAACTTTCTGATTCTGACGAACTTTCTGATTCTGATAGTTTTCCTTGGGGTGAGGTTTTTGATCCCGTAAATGAAAAATGGGAAGCCATCCCTAATCCTCCGTTTCTTCCATTTTGGAGATATGGAGTCATAGCTCTCGAGAATCCAGACAGGATTCTGGTCTATCTCCTTGATAGAGGTAGCGATGATCATAGCGATGATGATAGCAATAGCAATAGCGATAGCGATGATGATAGCAATAGCAAAAGCAATAGCGATAGCAGTTGTGATAGGCTCTATTTGTATAACATGCAGCATGGAGGATCTTGGACGCATCTGACTCGGAGTTTCGGTCCCTCCCCTTTTATCTGGGAAGCAAGCGTAATTGTAG ATGCACCTCTTAAAGTTGTGGGAATGGATCTGTGTCTAGAAGGATGTCTTAAAGATTTGGTGGCAATAAATGATGTTGTTGCCTTCATCCATATGGAGAATCAAAGGTTCTGCTTCTTAAAACGGGAAGTACTTGATCATTATCTTTACTGTGTTATAGCTGATGTTTCTCAGATCCCCGAGAGGAAGACTTTAAATATATCGGTggtgtggaaaaaaaaatatgccatGGAATCCGCTAAATTGTCAAATTTGCTTGTACT ATTATGGAGCAGATTATGGGCAGATTGTGGCTTAATATGTTAG